In Megalopta genalis isolate 19385.01 chromosome 7, iyMegGena1_principal, whole genome shotgun sequence, a single window of DNA contains:
- the LOC117221813 gene encoding IQ motif and ubiquitin-like domain-containing protein produces the protein MKAKPCLGGWRHKATATVYWNACTQTGPQHGATTVERVAQTEYLVDKSTVTQQDVGVQSCSFPDARDKLLEAFTFDHGSRTAAEVASPPKDSARNRRILDSVVKIQRFYRARRGRIAVAASPMARSDSEDTDGQQIAAEEPRSYRSRDFVILNRSSPRTRTDFELLYNLLDRWRVRETEKADPLPRLASSRIGLCSLILSKEVELLRAIDTLKTAEKLRRRQISYRKFLDRLSLSIVWKNRLGEPILVDTPRVLLARILKGKFDGLSREDVSPEDRRETLQQLREDVAPHTCRASNEVIRLLDQEIDFLDGDVDVGKLSWLRSRLRISFLAFARDTLAREFEDFPCPGSSNRLCRSCGRLLSPEKFATEKRRRSSSCNHCLYVRARTGPRIVYGPYESLLRDVRRNEAKLRCYSSFAFVVDAKIVYHLVNDIWHGRSAISENDRLSELRLVRFQRDLEWSPWNCLLLTSREAAVHRRLEEPANFYGPMILQKFHTRNLQAKVQFGIETGRGKNPRA, from the exons ATGAAAGCGAAACCGTGTTTGGGCGGCTGGAGGCACAAGGCTACGGCGACCGTTTATTGGAACGCGTGCACGCAAACTGGACCGCAGCATGGCGCGACGACGGTGGAACGGGTCGCTCAGACCGAATACCTCGTCGACAAATCCACGGTCACGCAACAGGACGTCGGTGTGCAATCATGCTCGTTCCCCGATGCCAGGGACAAGCTCTTGGAGGCCTTTACCTTTGATCACGGTTCCAGAACG GCTGCCGAGGTTGCGTCCCCACCTAAGGACTCCGCAAGGAACCGGAGGATCCTGGACAGCGTCGTAAAGATACAGAGGTTTTACAG GGCTCGCCGTGGCAGAATCGCCGTGGCCGCGAGTCCCATGGCTCGGTCGGACTCCGAGGACACGGACGGCCAGCAAATAGCAGCGGAGGAGCCTCGGTCTTATCGCAGCCGGGATTTCGTGATACTAAACCGCAGCTCGCCGAGAACGAGGACGGACTTCGAGTTGCTGTACAATCTCCTTGACCGTTGGCGCGTCCGCGAGACCGAGAAGGCCGACCCGCTTCCCCGTCTCGCCTCGTCCAGGATCGGTCTGTGCAGTCTAATCCTGTCGAAGGAGGTCGAGCTGCTGCGAGCCATCGACACGCTGAAAACGGCCGAGAAGCTGCGCAGAAGGCAGATCTCCTACCGGAAATTCCTCGATCGGCTCTCCCTATCGATCGTTTGGAAAAATCGTCTCGGCGAGCCGATCCTCGTCGACACGCCCCGCGTGCTGCTCGCCAGAATTCTGAAGGGCAAGTTCGACGGGCTGTCCAGGGAAGACGTATCGCCGGAGGACCGACGGGAGACGTTGCAGCAGCTCCGCGAGGACGTCGCGCCGCACACGTGCCGTGCATCGAACGAAGTGATACGGCTGCTGGACCAGGAGATCGATTTTCTGGacggcgacgtcgacgtcggCAAATTAAGCTGGCTGAGGAGCAGACTGAGAATCAGCTTCTTGGCCTTTGCCAGGGACACCCTGGCCAGGGAATTCGAGGACTTTCCGTGCCCCGGATCCAGCAACAGACTCTGCAGGAGCTGCGGGAGGCTGCTGTCTCCGGAGAAGTTCGCGACAGAGAAGAGACGTCGATCCTCCTCGTGCAATCATTGCCTCTACGTCAGAGCCCGGACCGGACCTAGGATCGTCTACGGACCCTACGAGAGTCTGCTGAGGGACGTCAGGAGGAACGAGGCTAAGCTGCGGTGCTACAGCAGCTTCGCTTTCGTCGTGGACGCCAAGATCGTTTACCATTTGGTGAACGACATTTGGCACGGCAGATCGGCCATCTCCGAGAACGATCGCTTGTCGGAGCTGAGGCTCGTCAGGTTTCAGAGAGACTTGGAATGGTCTCCTTGGAACTGTCTTTTGTTGACGAGCcgcgaggcagcggtgcacagGCGGCTCGAGGAACCCGCGAACTTTTACGGGCCGATGATACTGCAGAAGTTTCACACGAGGAATCTGCAGGCGAAAGTTCAGTTCGGGATCGAGACCGGCCGCGGAAAGAACCCGCGGGCTTGA